The Apodemus sylvaticus chromosome 17, mApoSyl1.1, whole genome shotgun sequence genome contains a region encoding:
- the Gpihbp1 gene encoding glycosylphosphatidylinositol-anchored high density lipoprotein-binding protein 1, translating to MQALRAVLLILLLSGQPGSSWAQEDGDEDLEPESYSYDDDDEEEEEETNMIPGSRDRVLLQCYFCQVLHSGDSCNQTQRCAGSRPFCITVISHGETSDKGYLTTYSMWCTDTCQALVKTVESTQVTQTCCQSSLCNIPPWQSPQVQNPLGGRADSPLESGTRHPQDGRLNHPQVVKVAHPRSNGGNLPKGGKPNQPQGSGAGCPPGWTEFGNTVLLLSFLTSLWASWA from the exons GCAGCAGCTGGGCACAAGAAGATGGCGATGAGGACCTGGAGCCAGAGAGCTACAGCTACGATGACGacgatgaagaggaagaggaggagaccaACATGATCCCTGGAAGCAGGGACAGAG TGCTTCTGCAATGCTACTTCTGCCAAGTGCTTCACAGCGGAGATAGCTGCAACCAGACACAGAGGTGTGCCGGGAGCAGGCCCTTCTGCATCACAGTCATCTCCCATGGCGAAACCTCCG ACAAAGGCTACCTGACTACCTACTCCATGTGGTGTACCGATACCTGCCAGGCCCTTGTCAAGACAGTGGAAAGCACCCAGGTGACCCAGACCTGTTGCCAGTCCTCACTGTGCAATATTCCACCCTGGCAGAGCCCCCAAGTCCAGAACCCTCTGGGTGGCCGGGCAGACAGCCCCCTGGAGAGTGGCACCAGACACCCTCAAGATGGCAGGTTGAACCACCCCCAGGTTGTTAAGGTTGCTCATCCTCGGAGCAATGGGGGTAACTTGCCTAAGGGCGGCAAGCCTAACCAGCCCCAGGGAAGCGGCGCAGGATGCCCTCCAGGTTGGACCGAATTTGGTAATACAGTCCTCCTGTTGAGCTTCCTCACTAGTCTGTGGGCATCTTGGGCCTGA